A single Bifidobacterium scardovii JCM 12489 = DSM 13734 DNA region contains:
- a CDS encoding YebC/PmpR family DNA-binding transcriptional regulator, which translates to MSGHSKWATTKHKKAAIDAKRGKLFAKLIKNIEIAARMGGGDPDGNPSLYDAIYKAKKASMPADNIKRAVKRGSGEEAGGASYEDIVYEGYAPAGVGLIIECLTDNRNRAAAEVRSTLTKGNGSLATSGSVSFNFERKGQIEVPSEGVDFDDLFEKAGDAGAEDVIDDGEVFTVVTDPSDLHAVRKSLQDAGFDYDSADMVMRPKNEVELSLEDARKVSKLIDNLDDLDDVQNIYSNWTASDEVMAQLDEE; encoded by the coding sequence ATGTCAGGGCATTCCAAGTGGGCGACCACCAAGCACAAGAAGGCCGCCATCGACGCCAAGCGCGGCAAGCTGTTCGCCAAGCTGATCAAGAACATCGAGATCGCGGCCCGCATGGGCGGCGGCGACCCGGACGGCAACCCGTCCCTGTACGATGCCATCTACAAGGCCAAGAAGGCCTCGATGCCGGCCGACAACATCAAGCGCGCCGTCAAGCGCGGCTCCGGTGAGGAAGCCGGCGGCGCCAGCTACGAGGACATCGTGTACGAGGGCTACGCCCCCGCCGGCGTCGGCCTGATCATCGAGTGCTTGACCGACAACCGCAACCGCGCGGCCGCCGAAGTGCGCTCCACGCTGACCAAGGGCAACGGCTCGCTGGCCACCTCCGGCTCCGTGAGCTTCAACTTCGAGCGCAAGGGCCAGATCGAGGTGCCGTCCGAGGGCGTCGACTTCGACGACCTGTTCGAGAAGGCCGGCGACGCCGGTGCCGAGGACGTGATCGACGATGGCGAGGTGTTCACCGTGGTCACCGATCCGTCCGATCTGCACGCCGTGCGCAAGAGCCTGCAGGACGCCGGTTTCGACTACGATTCCGCCGATATGGTCATGCGCCCGAAGAACGAGGTCGAGCTGAGCCTCGAGGACGCCCGCAAGGTGTCCAAGCTCATCGACAACCTCGATGACTTGGACGACGTGCAGAACATCTACTCCAACTGGACCGCCTCCGACGAGGTGATGGCCCAGCTCGACGAGGAGTAG
- a CDS encoding HIT family protein, which produces MTDARVDDPADFPPQEDTVERLWTPQRMTYVLRNSEDRPTKPKAKECPFCAGPKKSDEDGLIAWRGARVFAIMNLYPYNVGHLMICPYRHVGFITELDDAELFEFEKATTLAMKVMEAVSHPDGYNIGINQGEVAGAGVAAHLHQHVVPRWNGDANFMPIVAQTRTMPILLSDQRAAYAQAFSRLAPDFGLPLERGSAAA; this is translated from the coding sequence ATGACTGACGCGCGCGTCGACGATCCGGCGGACTTCCCGCCGCAGGAGGACACGGTCGAGCGGCTGTGGACCCCGCAGCGCATGACCTATGTGCTGCGCAACAGCGAGGACCGGCCGACCAAGCCCAAGGCGAAGGAGTGCCCGTTCTGCGCCGGGCCGAAGAAGTCCGACGAGGACGGCCTCATCGCCTGGCGCGGCGCGCGCGTGTTCGCCATCATGAACCTCTACCCGTACAACGTCGGGCACCTGATGATCTGCCCGTACCGCCACGTCGGGTTCATCACCGAGCTCGACGACGCCGAACTGTTCGAATTCGAGAAGGCCACCACCCTCGCCATGAAGGTGATGGAGGCAGTCTCCCATCCGGACGGCTACAACATCGGCATCAACCAGGGCGAGGTGGCGGGCGCCGGCGTGGCCGCGCACCTGCACCAGCATGTGGTGCCGCGCTGGAACGGCGACGCGAACTTCATGCCGATCGTCGCCCAGACGCGTACCATGCCGATCCTGCTGTCCGACCAGCGCGCCGCATACGCGCAGGCGTTCTCGCGGCTCGCACCGGACTTCGGGCTGCCGCTCGAACGGGGGAGCGCCGCCGCCTAA
- the thrS gene encoding threonine--tRNA ligase codes for MAQATISITVNGEAREVEATTTGVELFADDKNIIAVRLNGEPRDLYTPLNDGDSVTPIALDSEDGLTIMRHSATHVMAQAVQEIRPDAKLGVGPVIKDGFYYDFQVDQPFTPDDLKDIEKRMQRIVKSSQSFRRRAVSEEEALKEEADQPFKIELIEDKEAHLDPAAATEIAEKELSFYDNVDRDGNVVWKDLCRGPHLPNTRYIKAFKIERSAAAYWRGSEKNPTMQRIYGTAWATKEDLKAYQTRLEEAAKRDHRKLGAEMDLFSFPDEIGPGLAVFHPKGAAVINAMEDYSREQHRKHHYSFVQTPHITKGGLYETSGHLHWYKDGMYPPMHLDEEKDADGNIVKPGADYYLKPMNCPMHNLIFKSRQRSYRELPLRLFEFGTVYRYEKSGEVHGLTRVRGLTQDDSHIYCTREQMKDELTSLLTFVLNLLKDFGLSDFYLELSTKDPDKYVGSDEIWEEATNTLREVAEASHLDLVADPGGAAFYGPKISVQARDAIGRTWQVSTIQLDFNLPERFQLEYIAKDGTHQRPVMIHRALFGSIERFFAVLLEHYAGAFPAWLAPVQVLGVPVADEFAPHLAGFVKSLEDEMVRCEIDYSDDRFGKKIRNASKSKVPFILIVGEEDMNNNAVSFRFRDGSQLNGVPVDQAREQILKVIAKRVQVNSADDFTAAVAE; via the coding sequence ATGGCGCAAGCTACCATCTCCATCACAGTCAACGGCGAGGCGAGGGAGGTGGAAGCAACCACCACCGGCGTCGAGCTGTTCGCGGACGACAAGAACATCATCGCGGTCAGGCTCAACGGCGAACCGCGCGACCTGTACACGCCGCTGAACGACGGCGACTCCGTGACCCCGATCGCGCTCGACAGCGAGGACGGCCTGACGATCATGCGCCACTCCGCCACGCACGTCATGGCCCAGGCCGTGCAGGAGATCCGCCCCGACGCCAAGCTCGGCGTCGGCCCGGTGATCAAGGACGGCTTCTACTACGATTTCCAGGTCGACCAGCCCTTCACCCCCGACGACCTCAAGGACATCGAGAAGCGCATGCAGCGCATCGTCAAGTCCTCCCAGTCCTTCCGCCGCCGCGCCGTGAGCGAGGAGGAGGCCCTGAAGGAAGAGGCCGACCAGCCCTTCAAGATCGAGCTGATCGAGGACAAGGAGGCCCACCTCGACCCGGCCGCCGCCACCGAGATCGCCGAAAAGGAACTCAGCTTCTACGACAACGTCGACCGTGACGGCAACGTGGTCTGGAAGGACCTGTGCCGCGGCCCGCACCTGCCGAACACCCGCTACATCAAGGCCTTCAAGATCGAGCGTTCCGCCGCCGCGTACTGGCGCGGCTCCGAGAAGAACCCGACCATGCAGCGCATCTACGGCACCGCATGGGCCACCAAGGAGGACCTCAAGGCCTATCAGACCCGCCTGGAGGAGGCCGCCAAGCGCGACCACCGCAAGCTCGGCGCCGAGATGGACCTGTTCTCCTTCCCGGACGAGATCGGCCCCGGCCTGGCCGTGTTCCACCCGAAGGGCGCCGCCGTGATCAACGCGATGGAGGACTACTCCCGCGAGCAGCACCGCAAGCACCACTACAGCTTCGTGCAGACCCCGCACATCACCAAGGGCGGCCTGTACGAGACCTCCGGCCACCTGCACTGGTACAAGGACGGCATGTATCCGCCGATGCACCTCGACGAGGAGAAGGACGCGGACGGCAACATCGTCAAGCCGGGCGCCGACTACTACCTCAAGCCGATGAACTGCCCGATGCACAACCTGATCTTCAAGTCGCGCCAGCGCTCCTACCGCGAGCTGCCGCTGCGCCTCTTCGAGTTCGGCACCGTGTACCGCTACGAGAAGTCCGGCGAGGTCCACGGCCTGACCCGCGTGCGCGGCCTGACCCAGGACGATTCCCACATCTACTGCACCCGCGAGCAGATGAAGGACGAGCTGACCAGCCTGCTGACCTTCGTGCTGAACCTGCTCAAGGACTTCGGCCTGTCCGACTTCTACCTGGAGCTGTCCACCAAGGACCCGGACAAGTACGTCGGCTCCGACGAGATCTGGGAGGAGGCGACCAACACGCTGCGCGAGGTCGCCGAGGCCTCCCACCTCGACCTCGTGGCCGATCCGGGCGGCGCCGCCTTCTACGGCCCGAAGATCTCCGTGCAGGCCCGCGACGCCATCGGCCGCACCTGGCAGGTCTCGACCATCCAGCTCGACTTCAACCTGCCCGAGCGCTTCCAGCTCGAGTACATCGCGAAGGACGGCACCCACCAGCGCCCGGTGATGATCCACCGCGCCCTGTTCGGTTCCATCGAGCGCTTCTTCGCCGTGCTGCTGGAACACTACGCCGGCGCCTTCCCGGCGTGGCTGGCCCCCGTGCAGGTGCTCGGCGTGCCGGTCGCCGACGAGTTCGCCCCGCATCTGGCCGGTTTCGTCAAGTCCCTCGAGGACGAGATGGTCCGCTGCGAGATCGACTACTCCGACGACCGCTTCGGCAAGAAGATCCGCAACGCCTCCAAGTCCAAGGTGCCGTTCATCCTCATCGTCGGCGAGGAGGACATGAACAACAACGCGGTGAGCTTCCGTTTCCGCGACGGCAGCCAGCTCAACGGCGTGCCGGTGGACCAGGCCCGCGAGCAGATCCTCAAGGTCATCGCCAAGCGCGTGCAGGTCAACTCCGCCGACGACTTCACCGCCGCCGTGGCCGAGTGA
- a CDS encoding PAC2 family protein, producing the protein MMEDMKASGAVMIAAFEGWNDACQAATDVVRHLVAKYESREVRHIRCGEYYDYQATRPIVCYATGRRRIVWPQTTFYDITLRPGLHVYAQIAPEPNYRWIEYCRQSLRIADELDVTRLITLGSMFADCPHTRDLPLEVDDGSGHIDPDQRYSGPAGIPTVLDTIAADEGLDTATMWVSIPQYLGSDGCAQATMQMLGGLSDLLGVDLDPGDLPAKSEQWKAKASVLTRCNDALAEYVRHLEQDYDRNAKVRRETSHGGPECEQLIREAEAYLKSMGD; encoded by the coding sequence ATGATGGAAGATATGAAGGCTTCGGGCGCCGTGATGATCGCGGCGTTCGAGGGGTGGAACGACGCCTGCCAGGCGGCGACGGACGTCGTGCGCCATCTCGTGGCGAAGTACGAATCGCGCGAGGTGCGGCACATCCGCTGCGGCGAATACTACGACTACCAGGCCACCAGGCCGATCGTCTGCTACGCCACGGGGCGCCGGCGCATCGTCTGGCCGCAGACCACGTTCTACGACATCACCCTGCGCCCGGGGCTGCACGTCTATGCGCAGATCGCCCCGGAGCCCAACTACCGGTGGATCGAGTACTGCCGCCAGAGCCTGCGCATCGCGGACGAGCTGGACGTCACCAGGCTGATCACGCTCGGCTCGATGTTCGCCGACTGCCCGCACACCCGCGACCTGCCGCTCGAGGTGGACGACGGGTCGGGCCATATCGACCCGGACCAGCGCTACAGCGGCCCGGCCGGCATCCCGACGGTGCTGGACACGATCGCGGCCGACGAGGGGCTCGACACGGCCACGATGTGGGTGTCGATCCCGCAGTACCTGGGCAGCGATGGCTGCGCGCAGGCCACGATGCAGATGCTCGGCGGCCTGTCCGACCTGCTCGGCGTGGACCTCGACCCGGGCGACCTGCCCGCCAAATCCGAACAGTGGAAGGCCAAGGCCTCCGTGCTCACCCGCTGCAACGACGCGCTGGCGGAGTACGTGCGCCATCTCGAGCAGGACTACGACCGCAACGCGAAGGTCCGCCGTGAGACATCCCACGGCGGACCCGAATGCGAGCAGCTCATACGGGAGGCCGAGGCCTACCTCAAGAGCATGGGCGACTGA
- the uppP gene encoding undecaprenyl-diphosphatase UppP — protein MNFFQAIILGIVQALTEYLPVSSSAHIRIIGDLMLGSDPGAAFTAIIQIGTELAVILYFRRDIINILTHWFSCLFGKNGKDWKSRMGRGDRYATLGWNIIVGSVPIIILGFTLQNVIETALRNLWITATVLLVFGILLWVVDARARQVKSMDDMTYRDAFLFGLGQSMALIPGVSRSGGTITVGRALGYQREPAVRLSFLMAIPAVFGSGLLEAVKAVKDYKTDAMFPGWGPTIVAMVISFFLGYIVIIGFLKFVSTFSYKAFAIYRIGLAVVVALLLLTGALSPLEAVAAA, from the coding sequence ATGAATTTCTTCCAAGCGATCATCCTCGGCATCGTTCAGGCGCTGACCGAGTATCTTCCGGTGTCGTCCAGCGCGCATATCCGCATCATCGGCGACCTGATGCTGGGATCCGACCCGGGCGCGGCCTTCACCGCCATCATCCAGATCGGCACCGAGCTTGCGGTGATCCTGTATTTCCGCCGCGACATCATCAACATCCTCACCCACTGGTTCTCCTGCCTGTTCGGCAAGAACGGCAAGGACTGGAAGTCCAGAATGGGCCGCGGCGACCGCTACGCCACGCTCGGGTGGAACATCATCGTCGGTTCCGTCCCGATCATCATCCTCGGCTTCACCCTGCAGAACGTGATCGAGACCGCGCTGCGCAACCTGTGGATCACGGCCACCGTGCTGCTGGTGTTCGGCATCCTGCTGTGGGTGGTCGACGCGCGCGCCCGCCAGGTCAAGTCCATGGACGACATGACGTACCGCGACGCGTTCCTCTTCGGCCTTGGCCAGTCCATGGCGCTGATCCCCGGCGTGTCCCGTTCCGGCGGCACCATCACCGTCGGCCGTGCGCTCGGTTACCAGCGCGAGCCGGCCGTGCGCCTGAGCTTCCTGATGGCCATCCCGGCGGTGTTCGGCTCCGGCCTGCTGGAGGCGGTCAAGGCCGTCAAGGACTACAAGACCGACGCCATGTTCCCCGGCTGGGGGCCGACGATCGTGGCCATGGTCATCAGCTTCTTCCTCGGCTACATCGTGATCATCGGCTTCCTCAAGTTCGTGTCGACCTTCTCCTACAAGGCCTTCGCGATCTACCGCATCGGCCTGGCCGTCGTCGTCGCGCTCCTGCTGCTGACCGGCGCGCTCTCGCCGCTGGAGGCCGTCGCCGCGGCCTAG
- a CDS encoding fructosamine kinase family protein produces the protein MSKYRKSRMWAPDGFFECEGRGLQWLGEAHAQGGPRVVDVYEWGKDYLDIERVNACSPTPKAAHDFGAALARMHDAGADHFGSAPAGYTGTCYFGPLQDPVPMDTGTWDDPATYWAEGRLLPMVELGIRRGELTSADLDLTRRVIDRLPELLGRAAADKPARVHGDLWSGNVMWTADSGQCEAVLIDPAAHGGHREEDLAMLHLFGMSYLSEIMDGYQSVHPLKAGWQERVTLWQLYPIAGHCVFFGGGYVSEYRSMCRSLLH, from the coding sequence ATGTCCAAATACCGCAAGTCGCGCATGTGGGCGCCGGACGGGTTTTTCGAATGCGAGGGCCGCGGACTGCAGTGGCTCGGCGAGGCGCACGCGCAGGGCGGACCGCGCGTCGTGGACGTCTACGAATGGGGCAAGGACTATCTGGACATCGAACGGGTGAACGCCTGCTCCCCCACGCCCAAGGCCGCGCACGACTTCGGCGCCGCGCTGGCGCGCATGCACGACGCCGGCGCCGACCACTTCGGCTCCGCGCCGGCGGGCTACACGGGAACCTGCTATTTCGGCCCGCTGCAGGACCCGGTGCCGATGGACACCGGAACGTGGGACGATCCGGCAACCTACTGGGCCGAAGGCCGGTTGCTGCCGATGGTGGAGCTGGGCATACGCCGCGGCGAGCTGACGAGCGCGGACTTGGACCTCACCCGGCGCGTGATCGACCGTCTTCCCGAGCTGCTGGGGCGCGCCGCGGCGGACAAGCCAGCGCGCGTGCACGGCGATCTGTGGAGCGGCAATGTGATGTGGACCGCCGATTCGGGCCAGTGCGAGGCGGTGCTCATCGATCCCGCGGCGCACGGCGGGCACCGCGAGGAGGATCTGGCGATGCTGCACCTGTTCGGCATGAGCTATCTGAGCGAGATCATGGACGGCTACCAGTCCGTGCACCCGCTGAAGGCCGGCTGGCAGGAACGCGTCACGCTGTGGCAGCTCTACCCGATCGCCGGCCACTGCGTGTTCTTCGGCGGCGGCTACGTCAGCGAATACCGCTCCATGTGCCGTTCCCTGCTGCACTGA
- the dnaJ gene encoding molecular chaperone DnaJ, translating to MAADYYEVLGVERTASEDEIKKAYRKMSRKYHPDIAGPEFEDKFKEVNSAYDVLSDPDKRRMYDSGVDPNDPNGGGFPSGGFSGMGDMGDIFGQFFGGAFGGAQGPTPRTQPGRDALASASIDLKTAVFGGTAHIKINTFGLCQQCSGSGSADGAAPKPCPQCHGQGFTQKVVRTMLGQMMTSAPCERCEGHGTIIENPCPQCMGHGRVRTTRSVGVSVPAGITDNARLRLSHQGEVGEGGGAAGDLYVDIRIKPDKQFTRDGDDLHCWVQVPMSWAVLGHDLDIETFDGMRTISVPEGCQQDDTVALKGLGVARVRQQGERGDLIAHIAVRVPTKLDEHERQLMEEFAASHDADASHVAQSSKPAAGGSGRKGFFSKLKDALS from the coding sequence GTGGCAGCAGACTACTACGAGGTGCTGGGCGTGGAACGCACGGCCAGCGAGGACGAGATCAAGAAGGCCTATCGCAAGATGAGCCGCAAATACCATCCCGACATCGCCGGTCCGGAATTCGAGGACAAGTTCAAGGAAGTCAACAGCGCCTACGACGTGCTCTCCGACCCGGACAAGCGCCGCATGTACGATTCCGGCGTCGACCCGAACGATCCGAACGGCGGCGGCTTCCCCTCCGGCGGCTTCTCCGGCATGGGGGACATGGGTGACATCTTCGGTCAGTTCTTCGGCGGCGCGTTCGGCGGCGCCCAGGGGCCGACCCCGCGCACCCAGCCGGGCCGCGACGCGCTCGCCTCGGCGTCCATCGATCTGAAGACCGCGGTGTTCGGCGGCACCGCGCACATCAAGATCAACACCTTCGGCCTGTGCCAGCAGTGCTCGGGCTCCGGGTCGGCCGACGGCGCGGCTCCGAAGCCGTGCCCGCAGTGCCATGGCCAGGGCTTCACGCAGAAGGTCGTGCGCACGATGCTCGGCCAGATGATGACCTCCGCCCCCTGCGAGCGGTGCGAGGGGCACGGCACCATCATCGAGAACCCGTGCCCGCAGTGCATGGGCCATGGCCGCGTGCGCACCACGCGCTCCGTCGGCGTGTCGGTCCCGGCCGGCATCACCGACAACGCCAGGCTGCGGCTGAGCCATCAGGGCGAGGTCGGCGAGGGCGGCGGCGCCGCCGGCGACCTGTACGTCGACATCCGCATCAAGCCGGACAAGCAGTTCACCCGCGACGGCGACGACCTGCACTGCTGGGTCCAGGTGCCGATGAGCTGGGCCGTGCTCGGCCACGACCTCGATATCGAGACCTTCGACGGCATGCGGACCATCAGCGTGCCCGAGGGCTGCCAGCAGGACGACACCGTCGCGCTCAAGGGCCTGGGCGTCGCTCGCGTGCGCCAGCAGGGCGAGCGCGGCGATCTGATCGCCCATATCGCGGTGCGCGTGCCGACCAAGCTCGACGAACACGAGCGCCAGCTCATGGAGGAATTCGCCGCCAGCCACGATGCCGACGCCTCGCATGTGGCGCAGAGCTCCAAGCCCGCCGCGGGCGGCTCCGGCCGCAAGGGCTTCTTCAGCAAGCTGAAGGACGCGCTGAGCTGA
- the hrcA gene encoding heat-inducible transcriptional repressor HrcA: MTQSRRMLVLRAVVEDYIRSQEPIGSSALTKTHDLGVSSATVRNDMAALEDEGYLIQPHTSAGRIPTEKGYRYFVDRLATVVPLSQAQRRGIGTFLDGSVNLQDTLQRAARLLSQITGQVAVVASPALSKATVRHVEIVTVGVNALLAVVITDTGRVVQHLLHVAGPPGQDLLARFTRSVNAECASASLSASAETVRAMASRPDYRSLRTLADSLATAFESMADDESARELYMAGASKLAHQRTLADVAPLFDALEEQVVLMKLMSALSEEAPSNGVGVAIGSETHTPGLLHASVVTSGYGRSPDSAADGPGAQSGGSAGAGASGSDGPVAFVGSIGPTHMDYAATMAAVRAVARYLTAFIAQDGGDEPD; encoded by the coding sequence ATGACGCAGTCGAGACGCATGCTGGTATTGCGCGCCGTCGTCGAGGACTACATTCGCTCGCAGGAGCCCATCGGATCGTCGGCGCTCACGAAGACGCACGATCTGGGCGTCAGCTCGGCCACCGTGCGCAACGACATGGCGGCGTTGGAGGACGAGGGCTACCTGATCCAGCCGCACACCTCCGCCGGGCGCATCCCGACGGAAAAGGGGTACCGCTATTTCGTGGACCGGCTCGCCACCGTGGTGCCGCTGTCGCAGGCGCAGCGCCGCGGCATCGGCACGTTCCTCGACGGTTCGGTCAATCTGCAGGACACGCTGCAGCGGGCCGCCCGCCTGCTCTCGCAGATCACCGGACAGGTGGCGGTCGTCGCCTCGCCGGCGCTGTCGAAGGCGACGGTGCGGCATGTGGAGATCGTCACGGTCGGCGTGAACGCGCTGCTCGCCGTCGTGATCACCGATACCGGGCGCGTCGTCCAGCACCTTTTGCACGTCGCCGGGCCGCCCGGGCAGGACCTGCTGGCGCGGTTCACCCGTTCGGTGAACGCCGAATGCGCGTCGGCGTCGCTCTCCGCGAGCGCGGAGACGGTGCGGGCGATGGCCTCGCGCCCCGATTACCGCAGCCTGCGCACCCTGGCTGACTCGCTGGCGACGGCGTTCGAAAGCATGGCCGACGACGAGAGCGCGAGAGAACTGTACATGGCCGGCGCCTCGAAACTGGCCCATCAGCGCACCTTGGCCGATGTGGCGCCGCTGTTCGACGCGCTGGAGGAGCAGGTCGTGCTCATGAAGCTGATGAGCGCGCTGAGCGAGGAGGCGCCGTCCAACGGCGTCGGCGTGGCGATCGGCTCGGAAACGCATACGCCCGGTCTGCTGCACGCCTCCGTGGTGACCAGCGGCTACGGCCGTTCCCCCGACAGCGCGGCCGACGGCCCGGGGGCGCAGTCCGGCGGCTCCGCGGGCGCCGGCGCATCCGGTTCGGACGGCCCGGTCGCCTTCGTCGGATCGATCGGACCGACGCATATGGACTACGCCGCGACCATGGCCGCGGTGAGGGCCGTGGCCCGCTATCTGACGGCGTTCATCGCCCAGGATGGCGGCGACGAGCCGGACTGA
- the tkt gene encoding transketolase — protein MTEFKETELDERAIKMAKVLSADAVEKAGSGHPGSPVSLAPVAYTLYQHFIKHDPNDPNWEGRDRFILSGGHASLTQYVQLYFSGYGVTLDDLKYFRGGADTRTPGHPEYGLTPGIEMTTGPLGQGFASAIGFAYGERFQRGLLDPDTPKEESPFYHKIWAICGEGDIEEGISGEAASLAANQKLGNLTVIFDANRIQIEGDTNLVLAEDVLKRFQAYGWYTDEFSFIQPDGSYKEDVEGLADVIAKAEKAAPDQPKLIKVHSLIAWPTPGKTNDPSSHGSKLGAEAVAGLKKVLGYDPEESFHVDEEALAHARKVAERGLEAHKEWDEKFDAWRKANPDKAALYDRLKAGELPEGFDKALDDLEATFEVGKKVATRGASGSVLNAIAAVMPELWGGSADLGGSNKTDLKGAATFAPAECATKQWPVCNEFGRQLHFGVREFTMGCITNGILLGSHTRPFGGTFFMFSDYERSAVRLAALMEIPNLYIWSHDSVAVGEDGPTHQPVEHLASFRAIPQLEVIRPADAFETAEAYRYFFEKKNTLPGAMILTRQGVPVLAETADKAKDGVRKGAYVLVDTEGTPDVILMASGSEVQWAVEAAKTLAGKGVKARVVSVPSMEWFEEQDAEYKEAVLPAAVKARVSVEAGVAMPWYKYLGTYGKPVSIEQFGLQGDGAQNMIDLGITAEHVVEAAEASIAEVEAAK, from the coding sequence ATGACCGAATTCAAGGAAACCGAACTGGACGAACGCGCCATCAAGATGGCCAAGGTCCTTTCGGCTGACGCGGTTGAGAAGGCTGGTTCCGGCCACCCCGGTTCCCCCGTCTCCCTGGCGCCTGTCGCCTACACGCTGTACCAGCATTTCATCAAGCACGATCCGAACGATCCCAACTGGGAGGGCCGCGATCGCTTCATCCTTTCCGGTGGACACGCTTCGCTGACGCAGTACGTCCAGCTGTACTTCTCCGGCTATGGCGTCACCCTGGACGACCTCAAGTACTTCCGCGGCGGCGCTGACACCCGCACCCCGGGCCACCCCGAGTATGGCCTGACCCCGGGCATCGAAATGACCACCGGCCCGCTGGGCCAGGGCTTCGCCTCGGCCATCGGCTTCGCCTACGGAGAACGCTTCCAGCGCGGCCTGCTCGACCCGGACACCCCGAAGGAAGAGTCCCCCTTCTACCACAAGATCTGGGCCATCTGCGGCGAAGGCGACATCGAGGAAGGCATCTCCGGCGAGGCCGCCTCGCTGGCCGCCAACCAGAAGCTCGGCAACCTGACCGTGATCTTCGACGCCAACCGCATCCAGATCGAGGGCGACACCAACCTGGTGCTGGCCGAGGACGTGCTCAAGCGCTTCCAGGCCTACGGCTGGTACACCGACGAGTTCAGCTTCATCCAGCCCGACGGCTCCTACAAGGAGGACGTCGAGGGCCTGGCCGACGTCATCGCCAAGGCCGAGAAGGCCGCTCCGGACCAGCCGAAGCTCATCAAGGTCCACTCCCTGATCGCCTGGCCGACCCCGGGCAAGACCAACGACCCGTCCTCCCACGGCTCCAAGCTGGGCGCCGAGGCCGTCGCCGGCCTCAAGAAGGTCCTCGGCTACGACCCGGAGGAGTCCTTCCACGTCGACGAGGAAGCCCTCGCCCACGCCCGCAAGGTCGCCGAGCGCGGCCTCGAGGCCCACAAGGAATGGGACGAGAAGTTCGACGCGTGGCGCAAGGCCAACCCGGACAAGGCCGCCCTGTACGACCGCCTGAAGGCCGGCGAGCTGCCGGAAGGCTTCGACAAGGCCCTCGACGACCTCGAGGCCACCTTCGAGGTCGGCAAGAAGGTCGCCACCCGTGGCGCCTCGGGCTCCGTGCTCAACGCCATCGCAGCCGTCATGCCGGAACTGTGGGGCGGCTCCGCCGACCTCGGCGGTTCCAACAAGACCGACCTCAAGGGCGCCGCCACCTTCGCCCCGGCGGAGTGCGCCACCAAGCAGTGGCCGGTCTGCAACGAGTTCGGCCGCCAGCTGCACTTCGGCGTGCGCGAGTTCACCATGGGCTGCATCACCAACGGCATCCTGCTGGGCTCCCACACCCGTCCGTTCGGCGGCACCTTCTTCATGTTCTCGGACTACGAGCGCTCCGCCGTCCGTCTGGCCGCCCTCATGGAGATCCCGAACCTGTACATCTGGTCCCACGACTCCGTCGCCGTCGGCGAGGACGGCCCGACCCACCAGCCGGTCGAGCACCTTGCCTCCTTCCGCGCCATCCCGCAGCTCGAGGTCATCCGCCCGGCCGACGCCTTCGAGACCGCCGAGGCCTACCGCTACTTCTTCGAGAAGAAGAACACGCTGCCCGGCGCCATGATCCTGACCCGCCAGGGCGTCCCGGTGCTCGCCGAGACCGCCGACAAGGCCAAGGACGGCGTGCGCAAGGGCGCTTACGTGCTCGTCGACACCGAAGGCACCCCGGACGTCATCCTCATGGCCTCCGGCTCCGAGGTCCAGTGGGCCGTCGAGGCCGCCAAGACCTTGGCCGGCAAGGGCGTCAAGGCCCGCGTGGTCTCCGTCCCGTCCATGGAGTGGTTCGAGGAGCAGGACGCCGAGTACAAGGAGGCCGTGCTTCCGGCCGCCGTCAAGGCCCGCGTCTCCGTCGAGGCCGGTGTGGCCATGCCGTGGTACAAGTACCTCGGCACCTATGGCAAGCCGGTGTCCATCGAGCAGTTCGGCCTGCAGGGCGATGGCGCGCAGAACATGATCGACCTCGGCATCACCGCCGAGCACGTGGTGGAAGCCGCCGAGGCCTCCATCGCCGAAGTCGAAGCCGCCAAGTGA